The following proteins come from a genomic window of Larimichthys crocea isolate SSNF chromosome III, L_crocea_2.0, whole genome shotgun sequence:
- the LOC104919537 gene encoding monocarboxylate transporter 9: MAPSTKVQDGGWGWAIVGASFMAQLLAYGSPQSVGVLYPEWLHAFQEGKGVTAWVGSLVAGVGLIASPVCSACVDNFGARPVTIFSGVMVAGGLMLSAFAPNVQFLIFSYGIVVGLGCGLVYAATLTITCQYFDKRRGLALGIVTTGTSVGAFIYATAQNELIVMYGLDGCLLIIGAIALNLMACAGFMRPLNMPGYYLKQKAALERNTEEQIFDKPPLDDLKITTGSNATTPEKTLMVKELLITIDAKDLAAQTEKKKGSFLSGLAIMKVIKKKQQAYLKYMHSMYEILQDQAMVAFCIAVFLFSLGAFPPVLFIEDVAQSQGLIEEVSVFPLVSIGAIATCVGKLVLGILVDIRWINGIYLYAFTMFAGGVSLLLIPITKSYTGLQILSVVLGFFSGNWSLTSYITTKIVGLDRLTQAHGILMFFGGFGIMLGPPVVGWFFDWTQSYDLAFYFSGICVVLGAFILSVLTLPCWNRKHSENDRPDVHYTSNCDKVASVA; encoded by the exons ATGGCGCCATCTACTAAAGTTCAGGACGGAGGCTGGGGATGGGCGATCGTTGGGGCATCCTTCATGGCCCAGCTCCTGGCTTATGGATCACCCCAGTCTGTGGGCGTCCTTTACCCAGAGTGGCTGCACGCCTTCCAGGAGGGCAAGGGCGTCACAGCCTGGGTGGGCTCCCTCGTGGCTGGAGTGGGACTAATAGCCA GTCCTGTCTGCAGCGCCTGTGTGGACAACTTTGGGGCTCGTCCTGTGACCATCTTCAGTGGCGTAATGGTGGCAGGCGGCCTGATGCTCAGTGCCTTCGCTCCAAATGTCCAGTTCCTCATCTTTTCCTATGGGATTGTGGTTG GCCTGGGATGTGGTCTGGTCTACGCAGCCACGTTGACAATCACCTGTCAATACTTTGACAAGAGACGCGGCCTTGCCCTCGGCATTGTCACCACAG GCACAAGTGTTGGAGCATTCATCTATGCCACCGCTCAGAACGAGCTCATTGTCATGTATGGCCTGGATGGCTGCCTGCTAATCATTGGAGCTATAGCACTAAACCTCATGGCCTGCGCTGGCTTCATGAGGCCCCTTAACATGCCAGGGTACTACCTCAAACAGAAGGCTGCCCTGGAACGCAACACAGAGGAGCAGATTTTCGACAAGCCACCATTGGATGACCTGAAGATCACAACAGGTTCCAACGCAACCACTCCAGAGAAAACTCTGATGGTGAAGGAGTTGCTCATCACAATCGATGCCAAGGACTTGGCCGCACAgactgaaaagaagaaaggcaGCTTTCTGTCCGGGTTGGCCATCATGAAAGTCATCAAGAAGAAACAGCAAGCTTATTTAAAATACATGCACTCCATGTATGAGATCCTCCAAGACCAAGCCATGGTGGCCTTCTGTATTGCTGTCTTCCTGTTCAGTCTAGGGGCGTTCCCTCCTGTGCTTTTTATAGAGGATGTGGCACAGAGTCAAGGACTCATTGAAGAAGTTAGTGTCTTTCCTCTGGTATCAATAGGGGCCATTGCTACTTGTGTGGGTAAACTAGTGCTGGGTATCCTGGTGGACATCAGATGGATCAACGGCATCTATCTGTATGCCTTCACCATGTTTGCAGGAGGTGTGTCACTGCTCCTTATTCCTATCACTAAAAGTTATACGGGACTGCAGATCCTGTCCGTCGTCCTGGGTTTCTTCTCTGGAAACTGGTCTCTGACCTCCTACATTACCACTAAGATTGTTGGCTTGGACAGGTTGACACAAGCCCACGGTATCCTAATGTTCTTTGGAGGATTTGGGATCATGCTTGGACCCCCTGTTGTAG GGTGGTTCTTTGACTGGACACAGTCTTATGACCTGGCGTTCTACTTTAGTGGAATCTGTGTGGTGCTGGGAGCGTTCATCTTATCTGTGCTCACCCTTCCCTGCTGGAACAGGAAACACTCCGAGAATGACAGACCAGACGTCCATTACACCAGCAACTGTGACAAAGTTGCCTCTGTAGCTTGA
- the LOC104919538 gene encoding coiled-coil domain-containing protein 6, producing the protein MPASVRKVTRCTISAVCAPQTLQLPSCSPLTYSTTSSTTHCRTAMADSASESDTDGAGSSSATPMSSSASNSGKPSIVISQFRLEELTNRLASLQQENKVLKIELETFKLKCKALQEENRDLRKASVTIQARAEQEEEFISNTLFKKIQALQKEKETLAVNYEKEEEFLTNELSRKLMQLQHEKAELEQHLEQEQEFQVNKLMKKIKKMENETISKQLTLEQLRREKIDLENTLEQEQEALVNRLWKRMDKLEAEKRILQEKLDQPVSAPPSPRDVSMEIDSPENMMRHIRFLKNEVERLKKSLRTTELQHTEKRAQYIEEERHMREENIRLQRKLQREMERREALCRQLSESESSLEMDDERYFNEMSAQGLRARTVSSPIPYTPSPSSSRPISPGLSYGSHTVGFTPPATLSRAAISHYNTPALHVHGSSSHAVARPSPRRSTSPDKFKRPTPPPSPNTHSGAQQAQPPLPPPAQPMVQSMSSPASISQHAAAQQPPSQP; encoded by the exons ATGCCGGCAAGCGTGCGCAAGGTCACACGGTGTACCATTTCTGCTGTCTGCGCTCCTCAAACGCTGCAGCTGCCGTCGTGTTCCCCTCTTACTtactccaccacctcctccaccacacactGTCGCACAGCCATGGCGGACAGCGCAAGCGAGAGCGACACCGACGGAGCTGGGAGCAGCTCGGCCACCCCGATGTCGTCCTCCGCCTCGAATTCGGGCAAACCGAGCATAGTCATCTCACAGTTTCGCCTGGAGGAGCTGACGAACCGCCTGGCCTCGTTACAGCAGGAGAATAAAGTTCTCAAAATTGAGCTGGAGACGTTCAAACTCAAGTGCAAAGCCCTGCAGGAGGAGAATCGGGACCTCCGCAAAGCTAGCGTCACCATT CAAGCCAGAgcggagcaggaggaagaattTATCAGCAACACCTTGTTCAAGAAGATCCAGGCCctgcagaaggagaaggagaccTTGGCGGTCAACtatgaaaaggaggaggaattTCTCACCAACGAACTGTCGAGGAAGCTCATGCAA CTCCAGCATGAGAAGGCAGAGTTGGAGCAGCACTtagagcaggagcaggagttCCAGGTTAACAAGCTCATGAAAAAGATCAAGAAGATGGAGAATGAGACCATCTCAAAGCAGCTAACCCTGGAGCAG TTGAGGCGGGAGAAGATAGACCTTGAGAACACATTAGAGCAGGAACAAGAAGCCCTGGTCAACAGACTGTGGAAACGAATGGACAAACTGGAGGCTGAGAAAAG AATCCTCCAGGAGAAGTTGGACCAGCCTGTATCAGCTCCTCCCTCCCCGAGAGACGTTTCCATGGAGATAGACTCGCCAGAGAACATGATGCGGCATATCCGCTTCCTGAAGAACGAGGTGGAGAGGCTTAAGAAGAGCCTGCGCACCACTGAGCTGCAGC atACAGAGAAGCGTGCCCAGTACATAGAGGAGGAGCGACACATGAGGGAGGAGAACATCCGGCTGCAGAGAAAGCTTCAGAGAGAAATGGAGCGCAGGGAGGCCCTGTGCAGACAACTGTCAGAGAGTGAATCCAGTCTGGAGATGGACGATGAGAG GTACTTCAACGAGATGTCTGCACAGGGCTTGCGAGCAAGGACCGTGTCCAGCCCCATCCCCTACACCCCCTCCCCGAGCTCCAGCCGACCAATATCACCTG GTCTCTCATATGGCAGCCACACAGTTGGCTTCACCCCTCCAGCAACACTGTCCAGAGCTGCCATCTCCCACTACAACACCCCTGCCCTTCACGTCCACGGAAGCTCCTCTCACGCAGTAGCG AGGCCCTCCCCAAGAAGAAGCACCAGCCCCGACAAATTCAAACGTCcaacacccccaccctcccccaACACGCACTCAGGGGCCCAGCAGGCTCAGCCCCCACTCCCCCCACCAGCTCAGCCCATGGTCCAGTCCATGTCGTCCCCGGCATCTATTTCGCAGCacgcagcagcacagcagcctcCCTCCCAGCCTTAA